The sequence CCTAACAATAAATATGGATTTATTTATGAGCCTTGGCACTGGTGTTATCAAAATGAAAAAAACTAAAAAGCTATTATTTTTATCATGTTCTCTTTTAGCTTTAGGTAGCTGTAGTAGCGTATCGAATGATATTAAAAAAAATAAAGCAGATCTTGAGTTTGCATCTACTAATTATCCTTGGATATTTGGCTCTGTACGTAAAGATATTATCCAATCTAATTTACAAGAAGCTATTAAGCAGAATAATGATATAGGAAATGTTAAGCAGTTAAAAACATTAAATGAACTTGAAGCTGGTAGGCTTTTACAGCTTGATGGTCATTATCAAGACTCAATAAAATCATATAATGAAGCTATAAAAACTATACCAACGAATAAAAAAGAGTTCATTAAAAAAACCAAATCTATATTATTAGGCAAGGATACTTATAGCTATTATGATATTAAATCAGCGTATAATATTCCTGATTATGAAATAACTTTTTTATATACCTATCAAGCATTAAATTATTTAAAGACAAATAATGTTAAAGAAGCTTTAATGTCTTTAGATAGTTTAGATAATGCAACTATGTGGTATAACCAACAGCAAGTACTTGCTTATGAAATGAAGAAACTTGCGAAGAAAAGTCTAAAAGAAGATGATTTTACAGACAAAGAACTTCGTAGTGAAAATTTTAAAACATTAAAAACAATGGCAAGCTTTTCTAATAGAATTCCTAACTCTTATGGTAATCCTATGAGCTATTACTTTAAAGCTATTTTAGAATCTGCAGTTTCCAAGGACTATAAAAAAGCAGTTGCTGATTTAGCTAAAGCTCAAAGCTACACTGTTGGAAATAAATACCTTGATCAAACTAAAAATGAATATCAAACTGCAATAGCAAGTGAGACATCGCCATTTCCTATGGGAATGGGTAGGGTTGTTGTGTTTTATGAACAAGGACTAGTTAATGTAAGAAAATCTGAAAAAGTGCCTCTAGATTTAGAAGATGCAGGAATTAAAAAGATAGATTTTCCAATTTATAAAACTGATTATAATTTCTTTGGACCTAAAAAAGTAACAATCTCTACTGAAGGTAAACAATTAGTTGATACATATACAGAAACACTTTTAGATGGAACTCTTTTTGCTGTTAAATCTCTGGTAGAAGAGTACCCTAGAATAATTACACAAAATGTTGTAATCGAAGTTGTTAAGCATGAGATTGATAAAGGTTTTGCATTAGGAGGGTTACTAGGAAGTCACTTGAAATTTAACCTTTCAAATACTGATCCTAAGCGTGCAGATTTAAGAAGTTGGCTACTAATACCAAATAGTATTGATTTATTTGAAGATGAGCTTGATAGTGGCAACTATACAATCCAAGTAAATAATATTCGTCAAAAAATAGATATTAAACAGGGTAAAACAACATTATTATGGATTGTTGATATTGGCAAATTTAAGAAAGTTTACTATTTTATATTTTAGTTAAAAATAAGAGGCAATTTATAAGTTTACGATATATAATTCTAGGTTAAATTCTCCTATCAAAATCTAGAAGTTTAAAGTTGTTAAATAAATTCATTTGTCTTAAAAAATCAAGCGTTGTTTTAGGACTGTCATCTGCATTGACAATAGGCTTTTTCACGGTGTATCAAATTATCTTTGATCCGCAGAATATTTATGGTCTATTTGCAACATTAGGATGTTTTATCGCAACATTACATCAAGTTTCAATACGTGATCATAACATTAAATTTAAGCTAATTGCTGGAGTTATATTCTCTATACTTGTTAGTTTAGCAACAGCATTAGGTAGCTTTTATTCTACTGATTTAATTATAAGCTCTATTATTTTATTAATTTTTTCATTTGTAATAGGATATACCGCAAAATCTGACTTAGTATTTTCTTTAGGGACACTTTTTGTTGCTGATATGTATGTGATAGGTACAGGTTTTAGTTTTAATCTTTTAGATTCTTTAGTAATGGGAGGAATAACTTTTATTGGAGCGATGTTATTTATTTTAGTATTTGCTTTTTTAACTAAGAAAACAAAAATACTAGATAGAAACAATAATATAGAAAGGTCAATTAAAGTTATTCCTGATATAGACTCGACATTATATGCTATAAGTCTTTCATTGGGTTTGATAATAGGTAATTTTATTTCAATATATTTTAATATCGAGATAGGATACTGGATACCAATGACAGTGTTACTAATATTTAAACCTGATATTATTAGATCTTCAAAAGCTATAAAGCATAGATTAATTGGTACTTTGATAGGTTCATTATTTGCTATACCTTTAGCTATTTATTTGTTTGATCCATATATTATTTGGCTAGTTTTAATTGTAGCTACATTTTTTACAATTTGTTGCTTTATCAAGCATTATGGCAGCTATGTATTATTCTTAACAATATTTGTGGCAATGCTTCTAAAATTAGCACATATGTCAGGATATGATATTAGTATTTCTAGATTAATATATACTATGATAGGAATAGTGATTGTTGCTATTATAATAATAGCTTCTAGATATTTGAGATTAATATTTGCAAAGAATTAGATTCAGAAAGGTTCATTTAAAAGGTTTATTTTAA is a genomic window of Francisella sp. LA112445 containing:
- a CDS encoding FUSC family protein, which produces MLNKFICLKKSSVVLGLSSALTIGFFTVYQIIFDPQNIYGLFATLGCFIATLHQVSIRDHNIKFKLIAGVIFSILVSLATALGSFYSTDLIISSIILLIFSFVIGYTAKSDLVFSLGTLFVADMYVIGTGFSFNLLDSLVMGGITFIGAMLFILVFAFLTKKTKILDRNNNIERSIKVIPDIDSTLYAISLSLGLIIGNFISIYFNIEIGYWIPMTVLLIFKPDIIRSSKAIKHRLIGTLIGSLFAIPLAIYLFDPYIIWLVLIVATFFTICCFIKHYGSYVLFLTIFVAMLLKLAHMSGYDISISRLIYTMIGIVIVAIIIIASRYLRLIFAKN